From one Caldibacillus debilis DSM 16016 genomic stretch:
- a CDS encoding TetR/AcrR family transcriptional regulator: MSPKIGLDMAKILQTATDIADKDGLEGVTLAALAKRLGVRPPSLYNHIDGLQGLRKQLALYGLEQLHRALAEAAIGRSGDDAVHALGKAYVTFVRTHPGLYEATMQAPDPLDPDIQRAGRSIVDLTMRVLRAYHLDDETALHAVRGFRSMFHGFASLEQKGEFRIRLDHDATLRFLIDTFLAGLRKKP, translated from the coding sequence ATGTCACCGAAGATCGGTTTGGATATGGCAAAGATCCTGCAAACAGCAACGGACATTGCCGATAAGGACGGACTGGAAGGCGTGACCCTGGCCGCGTTGGCGAAAAGGCTCGGCGTCCGCCCCCCTTCCTTGTACAACCACATCGATGGATTGCAAGGTTTACGGAAACAGCTCGCCCTTTACGGCCTCGAACAGCTTCACCGCGCCTTGGCGGAAGCGGCCATCGGGCGTTCCGGCGACGATGCGGTGCATGCCCTTGGCAAAGCTTATGTAACCTTCGTCCGCACCCACCCCGGCCTGTATGAAGCAACCATGCAAGCCCCCGATCCGCTGGATCCGGATATACAACGTGCAGGCCGGTCGATTGTGGATCTGACCATGCGCGTGCTTCGGGCATACCATCTTGATGACGAAACGGCTCTGCATGCCGTGCGCGGTTTCCGAAGCATGTTCCATGGATTCGCATCCTTGGAACAGAAAGGGGAATTTAGAATCCGCCTCGACCATGACGCGACGCTCCGGTTTCTGATCGACACGTTCCTGGCGGGTCTTCGGAAAAAACCGTGA
- a CDS encoding ABC transporter ATP-binding protein — protein sequence MERKPILRVEGLQTSFFTDDGEIPAVDNISFQVYPGEILGIVGESGCGKSVTSLSIMGLLPAPQGKIKAGSIFLGDEDLVKASEKRMREIRGNEIAMIFQEPMTSLNPLFKIGNQLMEALRVHKKVSKEEAFQRSVEMLRLVGLPRAEELMNAYPHELSGGMRQRVMIAMALICGPKVLIADEPTTALDVTIQAQILHLMKRLNEKLHTAILLITHDLGVVAQVCQRVIVMYAGKIVEEGDVQTIFQNPKHPYTKGLLQSIPDIRTKKERLFSIPGNVPKPGSIRQGCRFYTRCMFREERCRLEDPPYYELENQHRSRCWLHEKEGKTADDTVVASS from the coding sequence ATGGAAAGGAAACCGATACTGCGAGTGGAAGGCCTGCAAACGTCATTTTTTACCGATGACGGCGAGATCCCGGCCGTCGACAACATCAGTTTTCAAGTCTATCCCGGGGAAATTTTGGGCATTGTCGGCGAGTCGGGATGCGGAAAAAGCGTGACCTCCCTGTCCATCATGGGGCTTTTGCCCGCGCCCCAAGGCAAAATCAAAGCGGGGAGCATTTTCCTCGGCGATGAGGATCTGGTCAAGGCATCGGAAAAAAGGATGCGGGAAATCCGCGGCAATGAAATCGCGATGATCTTTCAGGAGCCGATGACCTCTCTAAATCCCCTGTTTAAAATCGGAAATCAGCTCATGGAAGCTTTGCGGGTACATAAAAAGGTTTCCAAAGAAGAGGCCTTCCAAAGATCCGTGGAAATGCTGCGGCTGGTCGGGCTTCCCCGGGCGGAAGAACTGATGAACGCCTATCCCCACGAACTTTCCGGCGGGATGCGGCAGCGGGTGATGATCGCCATGGCGCTCATCTGCGGCCCGAAGGTTTTGATCGCCGATGAACCGACCACCGCATTGGATGTAACGATACAGGCCCAGATTTTGCATTTGATGAAAAGGCTGAACGAAAAATTGCATACGGCCATCTTGCTGATCACCCATGATCTTGGGGTCGTCGCCCAGGTTTGCCAACGGGTGATCGTCATGTATGCGGGGAAGATTGTCGAGGAGGGCGACGTCCAAACCATCTTTCAAAATCCGAAACACCCGTATACAAAAGGGCTGCTGCAATCCATTCCGGATATACGGACGAAAAAAGAAAGGCTGTTTTCCATTCCCGGAAACGTTCCGAAACCGGGTTCGATCCGGCAAGGCTGCCGTTTCTACACCAGATGCATGTTCCGTGAAGAACGGTGCAGGCTGGAAGATCCTCCCTATTATGAATTAGAAAATCAGCACCGTTCCCGCTGCTGGCTGCACGAAAAGGAAGGGAAGACCGCAGATGACACCGTTGTTGCAAGTTCGTAA
- a CDS encoding L-cystine transporter has product MDTLLVIVNILILLALIGILFWQQKRHVSFSKRVFTGLGLGILLGLMIHALYGTGSKVTLTTIDWYNIVGAGYVKLLQMIVMPLVFISIVGAFTKLRATKNLGKISFLVIGILLGTTAIAAAIGVFSALGFQLEGIQLTEGKAEAARNAELSEKMGSIQDMTLPGQIVEFLPANPFADLAGTRPTSTIAVVIFAAFIGIAYLGVKRKQPEQAELFAKIIDALFAVIMRIVTLILRLTPYGVLALMAKVTATSDFDAIVKLGTFVVASYVALILMFAVHLLLIGLAKLNPFIYVRKAMPALTFAFTSRSSAGTLPLNLKTQTEQLGVPESIANFAGPFSLSIGQNGCAGIYPAMLAVMVAPSVGINPHDLGFILTVIAVVMISSFGVAGVGGGATFASLIVLSVLNLPIAIVGLLISVEPLIDMGRTALNVSGSMVSGLLTSRVTKALDTGVYNDRNLAELKVDE; this is encoded by the coding sequence ATGGACACGCTTCTCGTCATCGTTAACATTCTTATTTTATTGGCACTCATCGGCATTTTGTTTTGGCAGCAAAAAAGGCATGTCTCCTTTTCCAAGCGGGTCTTCACCGGCCTCGGACTGGGGATATTGCTGGGGCTCATGATCCACGCCCTGTACGGCACCGGCTCAAAAGTGACGCTAACGACGATCGATTGGTATAACATCGTGGGCGCCGGCTACGTGAAACTGCTGCAAATGATCGTCATGCCCCTCGTCTTCATCTCGATCGTCGGCGCCTTTACGAAATTGCGCGCGACCAAAAACCTGGGGAAAATCAGCTTCCTCGTCATCGGCATCCTTTTGGGAACGACGGCCATCGCCGCCGCCATCGGAGTCTTTTCCGCCCTCGGTTTCCAGCTGGAGGGCATCCAATTGACCGAAGGGAAAGCGGAGGCGGCCAGGAACGCGGAATTGAGCGAAAAGATGGGGTCCATCCAAGATATGACGCTTCCGGGCCAGATCGTGGAATTTTTGCCTGCGAATCCCTTCGCGGATCTCGCCGGCACCCGCCCGACCTCGACGATCGCCGTCGTCATTTTCGCCGCATTCATCGGAATCGCCTATCTCGGGGTGAAGAGAAAACAGCCGGAACAAGCGGAATTGTTCGCGAAGATCATCGATGCCCTCTTCGCCGTCATCATGCGCATCGTGACGTTGATTCTCCGCCTGACGCCCTACGGCGTGTTGGCCCTGATGGCAAAGGTGACGGCAACCAGCGACTTCGACGCCATCGTTAAACTGGGGACATTCGTCGTCGCTTCCTATGTGGCGCTGATCCTCATGTTTGCCGTCCATCTGCTGCTCATCGGCTTGGCGAAGTTGAATCCGTTCATCTACGTGCGGAAGGCGATGCCCGCCTTGACCTTCGCCTTTACCTCCCGCTCCAGCGCGGGAACCTTGCCGTTAAACTTAAAAACGCAAACGGAACAGCTGGGCGTTCCCGAATCGATCGCCAATTTTGCCGGACCCTTCAGCCTGTCGATCGGGCAAAACGGGTGCGCGGGGATCTATCCGGCCATGCTGGCGGTGATGGTCGCTCCCTCCGTGGGGATTAATCCCCATGATCTCGGCTTTATCCTGACCGTCATCGCGGTCGTCATGATCAGCTCCTTCGGCGTGGCCGGCGTCGGCGGCGGGGCCACCTTCGCCTCCCTGATCGTCCTTTCCGTTTTGAACCTGCCGATCGCCATCGTCGGCCTGCTGATTTCCGTCGAACCGCTGATCGACATGGGCAGGACCGCATTAAACGTCAGCGGCAGCATGGTGTCCGGCCTGTTAACAAGCCGCGTGACAAAAGCATTGGACACGGGGGTATACAACGACCGGAATCTGGCCGAATTAAAGGTGGACGAATAA
- a CDS encoding ABC transporter permease, giving the protein MAEIAPNQDAVVLSGPEAAVSPWREAWRTFRKNKLAMLGLFIVLFFVCIALFAPFIAKEGIDEQKLTEARLQSPSAEYWFGTDDFGRDIFSRVVYGARISLTVGFFSVIGSIIVGCFLGIIAGYYGGIIDGIISRFFDILLAFPSILLAIGIVAVLGPSLRNALIAIAVVNVPNFGRLIRSRVLSVKEEEYILAARSIGMKDSRILLHHILPNSMAPIIVQGTLAIATAIIEAAALGFLGLGAQPPQPEWGKMLADSKDFLTNAPWTMIFPGLAIMLTVLGFNLLGDGLRDALDPRMKT; this is encoded by the coding sequence ATGGCGGAAATTGCACCGAATCAAGACGCGGTTGTCCTTTCCGGACCGGAGGCTGCCGTCTCCCCGTGGCGGGAAGCCTGGCGGACGTTCCGCAAAAATAAACTGGCCATGCTGGGGTTGTTTATCGTCCTGTTTTTTGTTTGCATCGCCCTTTTCGCCCCCTTCATCGCCAAGGAGGGAATCGATGAACAAAAGCTGACGGAAGCCCGCCTTCAGAGCCCTTCCGCAGAATATTGGTTCGGAACGGACGATTTCGGAAGGGATATTTTCTCCCGGGTGGTTTACGGGGCGAGAATTTCGTTGACCGTCGGGTTTTTCTCCGTGATCGGGTCGATTATTGTCGGCTGTTTTCTCGGAATCATTGCCGGTTATTACGGCGGGATCATCGACGGCATCATTTCCAGATTTTTTGACATCCTTTTGGCGTTCCCGAGCATCTTGCTCGCCATCGGCATCGTCGCCGTTTTGGGCCCGTCCCTGCGCAATGCGCTCATTGCCATCGCCGTCGTCAATGTGCCGAACTTCGGCCGGTTGATCCGTTCCCGGGTTTTGAGCGTCAAGGAAGAAGAATATATCCTGGCCGCCCGGTCCATCGGCATGAAGGATTCCCGGATTCTCCTGCACCATATCCTGCCGAACAGCATGGCTCCGATTATCGTGCAAGGGACTTTGGCCATTGCCACGGCCATCATTGAAGCGGCCGCCTTGGGATTTCTGGGGCTCGGGGCCCAGCCGCCCCAGCCGGAATGGGGGAAAATGTTGGCCGATTCCAAAGACTTTTTAACGAACGCCCCGTGGACGATGATCTTCCCCGGGCTGGCCATCATGCTGACCGTTCTCGGATTCAACCTGCTGGGGGACGGGCTTCGCGACGCTTTGGATCCGAGGATGAAAACTTAA
- a CDS encoding ABC transporter ATP-binding protein — MIRRFFSYYKPHKKLFLLDFSSAVVVAVLELAFPVAVQWFVDDLLPEGNWGKIVSVGAGLLALYLINTVLQYIVTYYGHMLGVNIETNLRQQLFEQVQRQSFRFFDNTKTGHIMSRITNDLFDIGELAHHGPEDFFISVMTFLGAFAIMLSVNPRMTLVTVLIVPLLIWLIWICNIKMNRAWSEMYQKIADVNARVEDSVQGARVVQSFTNEDYEIARFKTDNQRFRRAKLQAYHVMAYTNSGIYFMMRISTLAVLIYGAWQCYQGQLTYGELVAFLLYVNILFKPIDKISSLMELYPKGMAGFKRFLQIMDREPDVKDREGAVNVDRLRGEIRFSNVSFRYEKDKQVLENINLHIRAGETVAFVGPSGAGKTTICSLIPRFYDVDEGSITIDGIDVRDMTKKSLRKQIGIVQQDVFLFTGTIRENIAYGKLDATEAEIREAARKARLDQFVESLPDGYETQVGERGLKLSGGQKQRIAIARMFLKNPPILILDEATSALDSETERMIQDALEELSENRTTLVIAHRFATIRNADRIVVVTEKGIAEEGTLEELLEKDGLFARMYRAQFHPFEPAAR, encoded by the coding sequence ATGATCCGCAGGTTTTTTTCATATTATAAGCCCCATAAAAAACTGTTTCTCCTCGATTTTTCCAGCGCGGTCGTCGTCGCCGTCTTGGAACTGGCCTTTCCGGTTGCCGTCCAATGGTTTGTCGACGATCTTCTCCCGGAAGGGAACTGGGGAAAAATCGTTTCCGTCGGCGCGGGGCTGCTGGCGTTGTATCTCATCAACACCGTGCTGCAATATATCGTCACCTACTACGGCCATATGCTCGGCGTCAACATCGAAACGAACTTGCGCCAGCAATTGTTTGAACAGGTGCAAAGGCAATCCTTCCGGTTCTTTGACAATACGAAGACGGGGCACATCATGAGCCGGATTACCAACGATTTGTTCGATATCGGCGAATTGGCCCACCACGGCCCGGAAGATTTTTTCATCTCGGTGATGACCTTTTTGGGCGCCTTTGCCATCATGCTTTCCGTCAATCCCCGAATGACCTTGGTTACCGTCCTGATCGTCCCGCTGTTGATTTGGCTGATTTGGATTTGCAATATCAAGATGAACCGGGCCTGGAGTGAGATGTACCAAAAGATTGCCGACGTCAACGCGAGGGTGGAGGACAGCGTCCAGGGGGCCCGCGTCGTTCAGTCGTTTACCAATGAAGATTACGAGATTGCGAGGTTCAAAACCGACAACCAAAGGTTCCGGCGGGCGAAATTGCAAGCCTATCACGTGATGGCCTATACGAATTCGGGCATCTATTTCATGATGAGGATATCCACCCTCGCCGTCCTCATTTACGGGGCGTGGCAATGTTATCAGGGACAGCTCACCTACGGGGAACTGGTCGCCTTCCTGCTGTATGTCAATATTTTGTTCAAGCCCATCGACAAGATCAGCTCCCTGATGGAATTGTACCCGAAGGGGATGGCCGGCTTTAAGCGATTCCTCCAGATCATGGACCGGGAACCGGATGTCAAGGACCGGGAGGGCGCCGTCAACGTCGACCGTCTCCGCGGCGAGATCCGGTTTTCCAATGTTTCTTTCCGCTACGAAAAGGATAAGCAGGTGTTGGAAAACATCAATCTCCATATCCGCGCCGGGGAAACGGTGGCCTTCGTCGGTCCGTCGGGCGCGGGGAAAACGACGATCTGTTCCCTGATCCCCCGGTTTTACGATGTGGATGAGGGTTCCATCACCATCGACGGGATCGATGTCCGGGACATGACGAAAAAATCGTTGCGGAAACAAATCGGCATCGTCCAACAGGACGTATTTTTGTTTACGGGAACGATCAGGGAAAATATCGCTTACGGAAAGCTGGACGCCACCGAAGCGGAGATCCGGGAAGCGGCGAGGAAAGCCCGTTTGGACCAGTTTGTCGAGTCGCTTCCGGACGGCTATGAAACGCAGGTGGGAGAAAGGGGATTGAAGCTGTCCGGCGGGCAAAAACAGCGGATCGCCATCGCCCGGATGTTTTTGAAAAATCCGCCCATCCTGATTTTGGATGAGGCCACTTCCGCCCTCGATTCGGAGACGGAACGGATGATCCAGGACGCCTTGGAGGAGCTGTCGGAAAACCGGACGACGTTGGTGATCGCCCACCGGTTCGCCACCATCCGGAACGCCGACCGCATCGTCGTTGTAACGGAAAAGGGGATCGCGGAGGAAGGCACCCTGGAAGAGCTGTTGGAGAAAGACGGCCTGTTTGCCCGGATGTACCGCGCCCAATTCCATCCCTTTGAACCGGCTGCCCGCTAG
- a CDS encoding ABC transporter substrate-binding protein, which translates to MKRKKHVVLFIALMLVFSSFLAACGKKESGGGQEEEKPTELVFGRGGDSTSLDPAETTEGEAFKVTENIYEKLINFKEQSTELEPGLATDWEVSDDGLTYTFQLRQGVKFHDGTDFNAEAVVFNFNRWIEGNQGKSGDEIPFPYFQSQFGDNIESVTATGEYEVQFKLKRPQAVFLKNLAMSPFAIASPAAIQKYGDKFNENPVGTGPYKFVEWKRNDRIVLEKFDDYWDSGYPKIDRIIFRCIPDNSARLNALKTGEVDLIDGVNYTDVKQIESDSNLQLIPRPSLNVAYVGLTVTRGPLKNQKVRQALNHAVDKEAIIQSFYEGYAEPAKNPMPPVVAGYNDEIQDYEFDLEKAKQLLAEAGYPNGFEIKLWAMPVPRPYMPDGRKVAEAIKSNWEKIGVKTEIVSMEWGTYLEKLAAGEADAFMLGWTGDNGDADNFLYVLLDKDNVGTNNYTYYSNDELHEILIQAQTESDENKRNELYKKAQEIIKEDAPWIPLVHSEPLLTARKDLVNFKPHPTGSDRLHMVEFSK; encoded by the coding sequence ATGAAAAGAAAGAAGCATGTTGTCCTATTCATCGCACTAATGCTGGTATTTTCCTCGTTTCTTGCAGCATGCGGCAAAAAAGAATCGGGAGGGGGACAAGAAGAGGAGAAGCCGACGGAATTGGTGTTCGGCCGCGGCGGGGATTCCACTTCCCTCGATCCGGCGGAAACCACCGAAGGGGAAGCCTTTAAAGTTACGGAGAACATTTACGAAAAGCTCATCAATTTCAAAGAACAGAGCACGGAATTGGAACCCGGCCTGGCGACGGATTGGGAGGTTTCCGATGACGGCCTGACCTACACCTTCCAACTGCGTCAAGGGGTGAAATTCCACGACGGAACGGATTTTAACGCTGAAGCGGTGGTGTTCAACTTTAACCGCTGGATAGAAGGAAACCAAGGAAAAAGCGGCGACGAAATTCCTTTCCCCTACTTCCAATCCCAATTCGGCGACAACATTGAATCGGTGACGGCGACGGGAGAATATGAAGTCCAATTCAAATTGAAACGGCCGCAAGCGGTATTTTTGAAAAACCTGGCCATGTCGCCCTTTGCCATCGCCAGCCCGGCTGCGATTCAAAAGTACGGGGATAAATTCAACGAAAACCCTGTGGGGACCGGGCCTTACAAATTCGTGGAATGGAAGCGGAACGACCGGATTGTCCTCGAAAAATTTGATGATTATTGGGATTCCGGATATCCGAAAATCGACCGGATCATCTTCCGTTGCATCCCCGATAACTCGGCCCGTTTGAACGCGCTGAAGACCGGGGAAGTGGATTTGATCGACGGCGTCAATTACACCGACGTCAAACAAATTGAATCGGACAGCAATCTGCAGCTGATCCCCCGTCCCTCGTTGAACGTCGCATACGTCGGTTTGACGGTGACGAGGGGGCCGCTGAAAAATCAAAAGGTCCGCCAGGCGTTGAACCACGCCGTCGACAAAGAAGCGATCATCCAATCCTTCTACGAAGGGTATGCGGAACCCGCGAAGAACCCGATGCCGCCGGTCGTCGCCGGCTATAACGACGAGATCCAAGACTATGAATTTGACCTGGAAAAAGCGAAACAGCTCCTCGCCGAAGCCGGCTATCCGAACGGCTTTGAAATCAAACTGTGGGCGATGCCGGTGCCCCGGCCGTATATGCCGGACGGACGGAAAGTCGCCGAAGCGATCAAGTCCAATTGGGAAAAGATCGGCGTGAAGACGGAGATCGTGTCGATGGAGTGGGGAACCTATCTGGAAAAACTGGCGGCAGGGGAAGCGGACGCCTTCATGCTCGGCTGGACCGGGGATAACGGAGACGCCGACAACTTCCTGTATGTCCTCTTGGATAAGGACAACGTCGGCACGAACAACTATACCTATTACTCCAACGACGAACTGCATGAGATTTTGATCCAGGCCCAAACCGAATCCGATGAAAACAAACGGAACGAATTGTATAAGAAAGCCCAGGAAATCATCAAAGAAGACGCGCCTTGGATCCCGCTCGTTCACTCCGAGCCGCTGCTTACGGCAAGAAAGGATTTGGTCAATTTCAAACCCCATCCGACCGGTTCCGACCGTTTGCACATGGTGGAATTCAGCAAATAA
- a CDS encoding ABC transporter permease has protein sequence MYAYIIRRLLMLIPVLFGLTLIVFFMIRAIPGDPAQIILGQAATEESIEALNKKLGLDKPWYVQYVNYLNDLLHGDLGDSIRTNSPISEQIWPYLAATFELSVVAMLIAVFIGVNAGIISAWYQNSWFDYIVMLLALIGVSMPIFWLGLMEQWVFAVQLDWLPTGGRENVRDPIEPITHLYLLDSLLQGDMAKFSDVLQHLILPAAALATIPMAIIARITRSSMLEVMRTDYVRTARAKGLRMFWVVYKHSLKNAIIPILTVIGLQFGLLLGGAILTETIFSWPGIGRYIYDAINYRDYPVIQSGILIIALFFVLINLITDILYAVIDPRIKYR, from the coding sequence ATGTACGCATACATTATTCGGCGCCTTCTCATGTTAATTCCCGTATTGTTCGGTTTGACCCTCATCGTCTTTTTCATGATACGCGCCATTCCCGGCGATCCGGCCCAAATCATTTTGGGCCAGGCGGCGACGGAAGAATCGATCGAGGCGCTGAACAAGAAACTGGGATTGGACAAGCCCTGGTATGTCCAATACGTTAACTATTTGAACGACCTTTTGCACGGGGACCTCGGCGATTCCATCCGCACCAATTCCCCGATCTCCGAGCAAATTTGGCCCTATTTGGCGGCCACCTTCGAACTGTCGGTGGTGGCCATGCTCATCGCCGTCTTTATCGGGGTGAACGCGGGAATAATCAGCGCCTGGTACCAAAATTCCTGGTTCGATTACATCGTCATGCTCCTCGCTCTGATCGGGGTTTCCATGCCGATCTTTTGGCTCGGCTTGATGGAACAATGGGTTTTTGCCGTCCAGCTGGACTGGCTGCCGACGGGCGGCCGGGAGAATGTCCGTGATCCCATCGAACCGATTACCCATTTGTACCTTTTGGATTCGCTCCTGCAGGGGGATATGGCCAAATTTTCGGATGTTTTGCAGCATTTGATCCTTCCCGCGGCGGCGCTGGCCACCATCCCGATGGCGATCATCGCCCGGATCACCCGGTCGAGCATGCTGGAAGTCATGCGGACCGATTATGTAAGGACGGCAAGGGCAAAGGGATTGCGCATGTTTTGGGTCGTCTATAAACATTCCTTGAAAAATGCCATCATCCCGATCCTTACCGTCATCGGGCTGCAATTCGGCCTGCTGTTGGGAGGGGCGATCCTGACGGAAACGATTTTCAGCTGGCCGGGAATCGGCAGATACATCTACGATGCGATCAACTATCGGGACTACCCGGTCATTCAATCGGGAATCTTGATCATCGCGCTGTTCTTTGTCCTGATCAATTTGATTACGGATATTTTGTATGCGGTCATCGACCCCCGCATCAAGTACCGGTGA
- a CDS encoding ABC transporter ATP-binding protein, translating to MTPLLQVRNLKKEFPIKKGIFSRTVGSVKAVNDISFSVNEGETFALVGESGCGKSTTGKLLLRLIEPQGGEVLFQNENILTFSKEKMRKARRHMQMVFQDPFASLNPRQTVERILEEPLIVHNIGTAKERKQKVYEMLEIVGLQKEHGKRYPHQFSGGQRQRIGIARALMTNPKLIVADEPVSALDVSIQSQILNLLKDLQKQFQLTYIFISHDLGVVRHISDRVGVMYLGHMVEMADSEKLYAEPLHPYTKALLDAVPIADPNVEREVITIKGELPSPANPPSGCVFHTRCAQCMEICKKAKPEWKEVKPGHYVACHLYS from the coding sequence ATGACACCGTTGTTGCAAGTTCGTAACCTGAAAAAGGAATTTCCGATAAAAAAAGGCATATTTTCAAGAACGGTAGGATCCGTAAAAGCGGTAAACGACATTTCATTTTCCGTGAATGAGGGAGAAACCTTTGCCCTGGTCGGCGAATCCGGATGCGGCAAATCGACCACCGGCAAGCTTCTGCTCCGTCTGATCGAGCCCCAGGGCGGGGAGGTGCTCTTTCAAAACGAGAATATCCTGACCTTCTCCAAAGAAAAAATGAGAAAGGCCCGCCGCCATATGCAGATGGTGTTCCAAGACCCGTTTGCATCCTTGAATCCGCGGCAAACGGTGGAACGGATTTTGGAAGAGCCGCTTATCGTCCATAACATCGGGACCGCGAAGGAAAGGAAACAAAAGGTCTATGAAATGCTGGAAATCGTCGGCCTGCAAAAGGAGCACGGGAAACGCTACCCCCACCAATTCAGCGGCGGGCAGCGGCAGCGGATCGGCATCGCCCGCGCCCTCATGACCAATCCGAAGCTCATCGTGGCCGACGAACCGGTTTCCGCCCTGGACGTGTCCATCCAGTCGCAAATTTTGAATCTGTTAAAAGATTTGCAGAAACAATTTCAATTGACCTATATATTCATCTCCCATGACCTGGGCGTCGTCCGCCACATCAGCGACCGGGTCGGCGTCATGTACCTGGGGCATATGGTGGAAATGGCGGACAGCGAAAAGCTGTATGCGGAACCCCTTCATCCGTATACGAAGGCGCTCCTGGACGCCGTTCCGATCGCCGATCCGAATGTGGAGCGGGAAGTGATCACCATCAAAGGGGAGCTCCCGAGCCCCGCCAACCCGCCTTCCGGGTGCGTCTTCCACACCCGTTGCGCCCAGTGCATGGAGATTTGCAAAAAAGCGAAGCCCGAATGGAAGGAAGTCAAGCCCGGGCATTATGTCGCCTGCCATCTTTATTCCTGA
- a CDS encoding MBL fold metallo-hydrolase — protein MRIVRKHTVFQLTFLPRLFPVNCYLVDEPDGLTLIDAALPYSAKGILKAAETIGKPITRILLTHAHQDHVGALDGLKRILPDAPVFVSERDARLMAGDRSLDPEEPNTPIRGGVPKNLRTRADVLLKEGDRIGSLLVIATPGHTPGSMSFLDTRNRACIVGDAFQTRGGIAVSGQVRPWFPFPAMATWNKEMALKSACKIREHRPSLLAAGHGGMLEQPGPAIDRAIAEAERRFR, from the coding sequence TTGCGAATCGTCCGCAAACATACGGTTTTCCAGCTGACATTTTTGCCGCGCCTTTTCCCCGTCAATTGTTACTTGGTAGATGAGCCGGACGGACTGACCTTGATTGACGCCGCCCTGCCCTACAGCGCGAAAGGCATTTTAAAGGCGGCCGAAACCATCGGAAAACCGATCACCCGCATCCTTCTCACCCACGCGCACCAAGATCATGTGGGGGCCCTTGATGGGCTGAAACGGATTCTTCCCGATGCGCCCGTCTTTGTTTCGGAACGGGACGCCCGGTTAATGGCCGGGGACAGGTCGTTGGATCCGGAAGAACCGAATACGCCGATTCGCGGCGGAGTGCCCAAAAACCTGCGGACACGGGCGGATGTTTTGCTGAAGGAAGGGGACCGGATCGGCTCCCTGCTCGTGATTGCCACGCCGGGGCATACGCCCGGTTCGATGTCCTTTCTCGACACGCGCAACCGCGCCTGCATCGTCGGGGACGCGTTTCAGACAAGAGGGGGGATCGCGGTATCTGGACAGGTTCGGCCATGGTTCCCCTTCCCGGCAATGGCCACATGGAATAAGGAAATGGCGCTCAAAAGCGCATGCAAAATACGGGAGCACCGCCCTTCGCTGCTGGCGGCGGGGCATGGCGGCATGTTGGAACAGCCGGGTCCGGCGATCGACCGTGCCATCGCCGAAGCCGAACGGCGTTTTCGGTGA